GGGCAAGAGAGGTCATTCCTGGGTACCAGCCTGTGACACTGCTGACCCCACCAGACGTGCCACCAGCCTGGAGCTGCCCATGGCCATGCGCTTTCGCCACCTCAAGAAGACATCCAAAGAGGCTGTGGGTGTCTACAGGttagtggggttgggggggaggatGCCCCTTGGGTGGATGGACAGGTGCCCTGGTGTGGGGCTGCCTTGgttctgtccccctgccccctgagCTTCCCCTTGCCTATCCTACCCCACAGATCTGCCATCCATGGGCGGGGCCTGTTCTGTAAGCGCAACATCGATGCCGGCGAGATGGTCATTGAGTATTCCGGTATCGTCAttcgctctgtgctgactgacaagCGGGAGAAGTTCTACGACGGGAAGGTGGGCTCCCCCAGGCCGTGGGAACGAGGGGATAAAGTGGGGCTGATCCGTGGGAACGGAGCACCTGACTGCCCTATCCTATCCCCGTAGGGTATCGGGTGCTACATGTTCCGCATGGATGACTTTGATGTGGTGGATGCCACAATGCACGGCAATGCTGCCCGCTTCATCAACCACTCGTGTGAGCCCAACTGCTTCTCTCGAGTCATCCACGTGGAGGGCCAGAAGCACATCGTCATCTTCGCCCTACGCCGCATCCTGCGTGGTGAGGAGCTCACCTATGACTACAAGTTCCCCATTGAGGATGCCAGCAACAAGCTGCCCTGCAACTGTGGCGCCAAGCGCTGCCGTCGGTTCCTGAACTGAAGCCGTGGCTGCCCACCACACCCCCTGCTGCCATCTTGCCCCTCGTCTGGGGGCTCCCTCGTCCCTCCCATAGCatctcacccccaccctcctgtTCAGGGTGGATGTGGGCATGCAGGTGGCAAaggccctgcctccaccccacccagcaatcgcccccttcctgccctggggGCCCAGGATGTAGATACTGTACAAAGGTTTCTAAATCCCTTCTTTTCTATGCACTTTTTTATTTAAGAGGGTGGGATCCCAGGTGGGAACCTCCCGTAATAAAGTCTGTCAATGTTTGGAGAGGTGGTGTTCCCGTTCGTGTGGTGCTGGGGGCAGGTAGGAGCTCCCGTTTCGCCATGCCTTAGCCCGGGAAGCCTGTCAGCCTCCATAGAAGGGTGAGGCTATCACTCAGAATTACAAGTAAATTGTGAGGGTCTGTTAAGGCTTCGGAGCAACAAATGTTCAACATATTCCCAGTTAGAATCCGGCTGGGCCCCCGTGAATGAGCTCTCCCCAGGGTAGCAGGGCCATTTCTCGGGACCATGGGTGCCCAGAGGCCCGAGGCCGGCTCCCACATCTGGTCTAGTTGCGCATGGTGGGATGAGGGGATTCCCATTGGGTCTTGGCCCAGTTAAGACCGTATTTCAAAAGGGCACCTTAATGAGGCCCAGAGGCAGCAGGTAATTCATGGGAAACTTTATTGAGGAGTAGGCCAAACAAGCCCCAGATCAGCCAAGTTTGGACAGCACCTGCAGCGCATCTGCCCGCCCCAGCTGGGCCAGGTGTGTGCCAAACTGCCCCAGAGAAGCAGAGGGCTCCCTTGCCACCACCATCTCGATCAGGGCCCGCAGTGGCGAGCGACTGGGTCGCAGTGAGTAGGCAAAGGTGGACCAGGCAGCGGGCACTCCGTACCTCGCCGCCAGGTGTCTCGTGGTGCCGCGTGCCATCCCCCCACCTGGCCCAGGTTCAGGATCCAGCAGCACTATCAGCTCCTCCAGCACCTCCAGCTCATCGAGGAGGCGAGACAGGGGCTGTGATGCCAGACTCGGCAGTTCTGGGAGACAAATGGaggggtgaggaagaggaagggcaaTCTTCTAGTCCACCTTTTCCCTCCCTGGCACGTCCCCGACTAACCTCTGCCCAGGAGTGGAACCAGAGAGACCTTATCCCCTGCGTCTGATGCCTCCAGGGAGCCTGGAGAGGACGAGGGCAAGGAGAAGACCGTATGGATATTGGTGTCGCCACAAACCAAGCCGGGGTAGGGATGGAGGACTTTTGCCCGGCGGTGACACCGCTGGGCAAGCAGAAGGATCACTGCTGAGGTCACCAGCAGAACCAGCACCATGAGAACCAGCACCACTGGCAGGGCGAAATTCGGCAAGGCCTGCTGAGTGACGTTGCGCTCAGGTGTCCAGGAGACACTGGAAATCGCTGATGGGCTGGGCTCCTGGGAGCTATAGACTCTGGGTTTCCCAGACTTGAGAGGACAGGGCTCCTTGGGAGGGACCGGCTTCTGCAAATAGGTTGGAGTAAAGCTGGAGGCGTGCCCCACCCACTTCTGCCCCCCTCAGCCTGAACCTCCCATCCTTATATCCCTCAGTGGGACCAAGTCCCCACCTGAGCCAGCGACCCACCCCCTAACCCAGGTAGGTCTCCTGATACTACTATTCCCCCAACCCTATTATTCTCTTCAGTGGGACTGCACTCCCTCCCTTAGTTCAGACCCCGCCCACCTAACCCCAAACCAcgccccccagcccctgtcccGCTTCCGACAGGCTGCACCCCCCCTTCCCAGGCCCTCCGGGGCCTACCCGCACCTCTCTGCAGCGACGCTGGGTTCCGCTCCTGCTCCCTGCGGGAGCGGGGGCCGTGGCTCCGGCGCCACAAGGGCTACATAGCTCCGCATTGTCGGGGTTGCACTGCCCAAAGGGACACTCTTTGAAGGGGTATGTCACGTGATCAGCAAAATCATTGAATCCGCAGTTTTCCGAAAACTCGTAGTCTGGTGGGAAACAAAGTCTCACGTGTGGCCGCCCAGCCCCTCCTCTTCTGCACTAACGACGCCCTTTCCCCTTTGTCCTATCCCGACCTTGTACTCTACTCACCCACCCTATCAGTGGACGTGCCACCCTCCCCGCACTGGCCAAGCAGGCTCAAGACCCTCTCTACACAGCCCCCGCCCCGCTTCGGCACCAAGCCCCACCCACTCCCGATTTAGCCACACAGCCCACCCTCTGAACACCGCCGAGATCCGGCCCCTCTCCCTGGCAGGACCACTTCCCCGTGGCACTAACGTAACCCATACCATCCCTTCCGTCACAGGCTCAGCGCCCCTGCGGTCTTATCTGCATAGGGCCAGCCGCCCCCACGCAGAAGGAAGCCTCACAGACAATAATCCACAGACCTCGTCCCTTCCCCATCTCTTTATCACCTCCTGGCTCCGCCCTCATACCCCGGCCCCTGCTCCTCACCCGGGCAGGGGGGCGGCCCAAAGCGCTGCAGGCAGCTGCTGCAGCACCGGTTATCAGGGTTCCAGTACTCTAGGCGCCCGCAGTGCTGGGAGGCCTCCTGAGGCGCAGCCTGAGCCAGAAGTAGTGCCGCAGTCAGGAGGCGGCGTAGGGGCCCCATCCGGGCGGGGTCTGTAGCCTGGGGGGCCGTGACCACAGAACTTCCGGCCACAGCGCCTCTGTCACACTTTCCAGGAAACCGGGGCAGAAGAAGGAAGCAGTGATGTGGGGGCTTGGGATACCCAAACCGTTTTGGAAGACGGGGAACctactgccccccacccccagcccctagTCCAGCTCCTGACCCGTTATTAGAAGGACCACCAAGGCCTCTAGATTGCTAGAATGAGGACTCAGGAACCACAGAGTGGATTCATATCCCACCGCTGCCATCTTCCTTACCTCTTTTCTCATCCCTAAAGCAGGAGAACAGTACCTGTCTCGGAAGGTTTATTTCAAAGACTTAAAACCATTACTAGAAGTAAACTGCTTAGAACAGCACCTAGCATACAGTAAGCTTAACTATTAGGTATCGCGAACTCCCACCTCAGGGGAGCTGGCATGGAGCACCCGGACCTCACCCTCTGGAGACTCCCACTCAACTCCCAGGGGCCTTACCTTAGCTCCTAACCCCAATCTCCTCCGGGCTGGGAATCCTCCAACCTGCCACAATCAGGCACCTCCCCCTTGAGAAGCCTTCGAGAAATGTCCTGAAGTTCCCAGCACAAAAGCGTCCCCGCTGCTACCGGTCCCACTGAGGGGTTTCTAGAGCCTTGGGCCCTGAGCCTGCTGCTTTCCCACCTGTTGCTGGAAGTTCTTCAGCTGAAGTTGTGGCCAGAGCCCAGCCCGCTTCCCCTTTTCGTCAGGAGATGCGGGGGTGGAAGGAAACTCCAGCCCACAGCTAGGCTCAAGCTAACAGGTTCTAAACCCTCAATACAGAACTTTATTAGGGGAAGGGTGGTAGAGGAAGGTCCCTGTGTTTAACAGATTAACATCACGGAGCCCCAGAGCCTGGGGAAGATGGCGCTGGGGAGGTAAGGAAGCTTTCAGGAGGTGTTCTGGCCAGGAACATTTATGCCTGTCAGGGGTGGAGGTCAAGGGAGCCAGGGTCTCAGAAGCGGCCATGCCGGTGGTCTGGGGAACGTCTTCGGTTTCTTTCTCGGGGGCGGTGACCAGTATGGGACCTTGGGGGTGACCTGGGAACAGGAGATGAGAGATGAGGGTTAGAGCTGTGAAAAATGTTGCACACTTCCCCAGGCCTGCCTCTCAGTTCTGGGGTAGGGCAGGGCAGGTGATGAAATAACCAGAGTTACTGAGTGGTATCAGGACAGGTGCTCAGGAACTGATCTCTGGATTGGAGATCCAGACTGGTCTTGGGTTTGGGGGTTTGGAGTTCCAGCTGGTTTTGGGGTTGAGATTTAGGCGCTGGTCCTGGGATGATGCTCAGAACTAGTCTTAGGATCTAAAAGAGACACGCTGTTATGGGGACATAGGATAAGGTCCATCCCAGGGTACAAAGGCCTTAGGGTATGAGACATCCTGACAAGCTGATCCTGAGGTACCTGCGCCTGGGTCCTCGCCCATACAGCTGACGTCGAAGATTCCGGGAGATGGGCCGAAGGTGCATGAAGTTGCAGAAGCCACCCCGGGTACATTCCCTGGGTAGgggatagatggatggaggaCGCTGCCGTCGGTGACAGCTTCCCAACACACAGGAGTCTGGAACTCCTGGTGCCCATCCCACCCCCGTACTACCATACCCCATCTCGTATTGCCGACAGCACGACTCCCGGAAGTCGGTGACAGGAGACAGCTCAGCATGCACTGCCTGCCCATTGAACCAGCGGTTATTGAGTTCAGCCACTGCCCGCTCTGCATCCTCCTCACGCCGAAACTAAGGGAAAAATCGATCAGGGTTGGCAAACTCAGAAGTCTTTAGGGAATCAGTTAGCAGCTCTGGGGCTGGGCTGGATTTGGTGATGGACCTCAAGCTGTGAGGCTTCAGTGGTGACACTGAAATGCCTCCACCTGTAGGCTCTATTGGGGGGAAAGCAGACACCTTGACGTAGACATTGCCCACGAGGTGGTCCCCCAGGTTGTCGCACACATTCATCTCTTCAATCTCCCCGTACTTCTCCTGCAGCTCCGTGAACACCTCCTGCGGAAGATCAGGAGGCATTCAGCTGAGCTCCTGGCCCACAGGAAACTCAACCCATCCCTTGCCAACCCTCACCTCGAAGAAGTTATCATAGTGTTCTTGCACCTCCACGTCGCTCACGTgacctggaggagggggcaggatgAAATCAGGGGGTGGCCTGCCGGGGTCTGTCTGCCCTGCCCCCAAGACCGGCCCCTCACTCACAGTGTGATCCGTCTGCGGTTTGGGCGGTGTTCTGTGGATTCCGGTACAGGTTGAGCAGCACTATGGTCTGAACAGAATTTAAAGGGGGCGGGGGCCTGAGCTCATGCAAACGGGTGGGGTATGAAGGTTGGGGCTGAGACCAGGCAACAGAGAAGAAGCCTCAGCACCTTGATTGAGCGCATCAGCGATGCTTGCGCTTAAGGAAACCTGAAGAGAAACCTAGCAGTCAGGGACAGCCCAGCAGTGTCGTTCGTAAGTACGGGGGCGTGGCGAGAGGGAcctgagggaaggggaggaaccCGCAGAGGCCCGACAGGAAAAAAGCCGGTGGTAAGGTGGGCCTTTGAAATCCGGAAAAGGCGGGACCTCGTGATGATGGACAACAGAAGGGGAATGGCTGGGAGGCGTTAACCCTCAAGGCTCCGTGCCGGGTCTCACCTGGCTGAAAGTCGGTTTGTTGTGAAGCCGGGAGCACCGGTCCCCGTGCCGGCAGGCCCCGATCTTAAAGTAAAAAGAGCAGTTAACCCTGGAAGAGGTGCAAAGACAGAGGTGAACCGAGGGCCGGGGAGGCCGGACACCCCAGAAACACCGCCCAACGCCTCCCAGCCACCAGGGAACCAAATGTCCCGGCCCCGGTCCCCGCAGGAGGCCACTCCCTGCGCCCGTTCTCACTTGTCCTTCTCAGTCCCGAATATCGAAGCTAAATATTCAGCCATTTTTACTCGAACCCTCCAACTCAGTCGGCTCTTTACGTCATTTCCGTTGCTTTAGAGCATTGGGAAGTGTAGTTTGTCGCTGCCTCCCTCCACCGCACGCGCTCCCAGACCGTCTGCTGCGCTTGCGTGTTGGAGACCTGCGCCCTCCCCGCAAAAATCACGCCTCCCGGAGGTCCCCGAAGAAGGCGCATGCGTGCAGCGTTGCCTCACTGAAAAAGACTACAAACTCCAGAGATACTTGCGGTATCTCGCGCGAACGTCCGGAGTTGAATGTGGCAAAGGCTTCCAAGCGGAGGAAATAGGTTCCACTGGTGAGTAGGGGGTCGTTTCGCGTACCCCAATAAACGTGAAGAGCGTTCAACCCTGTCAGCTTGCTGGTGGGGGCCGGAGTACCCTTCTTTCAGCAAACCCACCCTTCAGTTTTATCTCCGTTTTGTCGTAATAGGGGCGTGGTTGTTCGCGATCCCTGCATCTGTCACCTGGGGTCAAGGCTCGGCTCTTGCCCTTACAGACCCTCGGGACGACTCCGCCTCAGCGCAACTATGAACTTGGAGCGGGTGTCCAACGAGGAGAAGCTAAATCTGTGCCGGAAGTACTACCTGGGTAAGGGCCGATTCCTAGAGtcccaggagaagagaggggaCGGGGACAGGACTAGAGCGCCCGAGGGAGGAGGACCTGGGGACTTGGATTCTTGGGTCTTAGTTgcggactcctgggtctgagggaaggGTCTGAGACCTGAGGAAAGAGGAAGCTGGGGCCTCAACTTCTGGGTCCCAAGAGACGGGGGAAGCTGTGGGGCTGGATTCTGGGTCCTGAGAAATAGACGATTGAGGAGTCAGATTTTTGGGTCACAGGGAGGAGCCAGAATTCCTAAATCTCTGATAGAGATCTCCATTTGAACTTGAACATGGGAGAAGGCCTTCTGTCCTCTATGTAGAAGTTTGGGGCGGGGGTGAATATCATTGctttttgttacagtttttgttgttgttgttgttgttgttttgttttgttttctcttaggtGGGTTTgctttcctgccttttctctggTTGGTCAACATCTTCTGGTTCTTCCGAGAGGCGTTCCTAGTCCCGGCGTACACAGAGCAGAGCCAAATCAAAGGCTGTGAGTCTAGGACACAGATGAAGGGAGGCCATTGGGTGTCCAGAGGGAATGATGGAGGTTTCAGAATTCTGGAGCTCCCAAAGAGAAGAGAGGGCCAGTCTGGGGGAGACCAGAGGGCAGTTGGAGGCCAACCTTACCCATTCCTGTTCCTTCTTACAGATGTCTGGCGCTCAGCTGTGGGCTTCCTCTTCTGGGTGATTGTACTCACAACCTGGATCACCATCTTCCAGATCTACCGGCCCCGTTGGGGCGCCCTTGGTGACTATCTCTCCTTCACCATACCCCTAGGTACCCCCTGATAGCTTCCTACACAGGCCTGGGActtgctcattctctcattctcccaGGATGGGCTCCTCTACTCTAAGCCCCTCTCAAGCCCCTAAGACTTGTTCCCATCTCCTGTGTTCTTTGCTGACATCCCCCAATAAAGGACTCTAATCCTCTGTATTGACTTCCTGGATCTTTTGGAGGTTGAAGCATAAAATGGTTATTAATATTCAGAAACGTGTATTGAATGCTCACTTTGTGCCAGGCTTAGTGCTTCACACAGTAGTGCAATCCTTCACTCTATGAACCCTCTGAAATAGGAATTTTCCTGCTCAGgaaccctattttacagatgcagaataagaaagaaacaatgcTTCCATTACTAGGGGCTGCTATCCTGTCCTGGGGGTGTGTGAATTTGAAAACTCTACTTTCCCACTTGGCCTCAGTACTCTCATCAGAAATGTGgataccggggcacctgggtggctcagtaggttaggtgtccaacttcggctcaggtcatgatctcactgttcatgacttcgagccctccatcaggctctgtgctaacagctcagagcctggaacctactttggattttgtgtctccctctctctctgccctcccctgttcatgctctgtctctctctttctctcaaaaataaaacattaaaaaaattttttttaaagaaatgtggatATCAATACTACCTCTTAGAATTTATCAGACCCAAAGCATCTGTGGTAAGTGGAAGTTTCCCATTTTCTGAAGGAGATGTTGTCTGCAGCAATAGACATAGCCAAGAGCTTTATCAGAGAAAGCTTCCTTGACCATCCTACTTAAAATTTCAATCCTTAACGTTGGTACTCCCTAAGTGCCTTGAGgttgcattctttcttttattacatttcttttaaactgttttacttctttcttgtaATCTTACATCCTCTGAAATATAAGCTCTATTACGGCAGGAATTTTTGTCGGTTTTGTTCTGTGCAGTGTCCCCCGtgcctagaagagtgcctggcacgctaataaatatttgctaagtaaATGGTTGCTTCTGAGGAGAGATTAACAGGTAGCTGGCACCTGGCGAGTGCTCAGTAAGGTTGAACCCGGCCTAACTCCAGACTTGTCTTCTTCTCGGGGACAAGAAGGACTCCTACGGTTAAATAAATCTTGGTAATAGCTAAATTGGTTTTCCTCAAGGCTCCTAACACTACAAGTTCCAAGAAACCTCACGCAGCCCTGATCCTACGTCTCCCACCGTGCCTCGCGCGGCGCAGGCGTTGTTACCCTGCCTGTGTCTCGGAAGTAGAACTACACCTCCCAGGAAGCACCGCGGGATGCCGTTGCTTTGTTTCCGGAAACGGGGCCTCAGAAAGGTGGGACTTACAGCTGGGAGCAGATGGCAGCGGTGTCAATTGGTCAGGGACGAGATCGACGGTGGCACTGCCAAATGGGAACAAGCAATTGCCAAAGGGACCCGCCCACAGAAGGGAAACAGAGGAGGTGGCGGCTGTAGTGGCGGTCGCCGCCGGACACTGCTCAGCGCGGGGGACTGGTCGCACACAAAGCTTATCTTTGACCTCTTCCCGTCAGTCTTCGGCCTCCATTTATGACGCTGGGCTCTTTGGCCTCCTCTGACCCAGCTAGCCACACCTCAGACCCAAGCCATGTTTCCGGTGAAGGTGAAAGTGGAGAAATCAGGTGAGGACCCCGAGGTAGGGGGCCTGTAGGGGAGCACCGGACCCATCAGGGTATGGGAGTCCCGATAGATAAGATTATCGCGATCAGACGGACCACGCGACTTCTTCCTGCCGCCCACCTGACCATCGCTATATCAGGCATTGAACGATTCTTGCCATCTTCATACCCTCCCGGTCTGTGTTGAAGGTAGCGTTGAGATTGAATGGTGGTGGCTCAGACCGTGTGGTACAGTAAGACCCGGGGATCCTGAGACGTGTGACAATGAAAAGGACACTTCTTGcctctgcctcggtttccccatttCCAGCAGTGGTCATGAGTCAAGCATTGTGCTCAGCACTTGAAGTACAGAGAAGCATTTAATCCTCCCAGTCCCTGTATCCCAGTAATCCTAGGAAGTAGGAAATGTGGTAGATTGGGAAACCgaagctgagagagaggaagtcattTTGGGTTGGGTCCGAGCTGATGGGAACCCAGGACTGGCATGTTAATGACGGTGGTGGGAGAGGCATGGAATCCAgacccccaaaaaaggaaaatgatgtgtAGGGTGTTAGATGGTATAAGTTCTAATAAAACGAAACAGGAGAAGGTAAGATCAGGAGTGAGGcaaggtggggcacctgagtggctcagtccgttgagccctgtgacttcagctcaggtcatgatctcagggttcatgagttcctgccccacgtccagctctgtactgacagcccagagcctggatcctgcttaggattcattcattctctttctctttctctctctcaaaaataaataattaaaaaaaaaagaaggagtgaGGACAGATGAGGGAACAGCAAATCAGATGTAGGAAATAGCTCTGAAAAGGTCCTGAGGTGGAAGACTCATCTGCCACGTTCAAGGCCCAGCAGAGAGGCCAGTGTGTCTGGAGCAGAGAGAGTCAGGTGGAGAGTGTGAGATGATGgcaaacagggagagggaggaggacagttCTTGTGGATCCAAATTAGGACTTTGGCTTTTGTTCTGAGGGAAATGGGAAGCCAAAGGAGGGTTTTGAACTGAGGAGTGAGTTAATAAAGATCCCCCccaattccaaaaaaaataaataaataaaaatcatgagtGGAAGAGTAAAATATAATGGCCTGACTACAGAtgatggtgggggcggggggcaggcagggTCATTGGAGGCCTGTGAACACCAGGCCAAAGAGTTCAGACTCAGTCCTGGGGAACTACTGACTGATGGACTATTCTATGCAGGGGAGGATCAGGGTGGGTTTGGTTTTCCAAAGAGTCTCCTGGGCACATTGTGCAGGGTAGGTCAGAGGAGGAGATTgaggctgggagcctgggggaagggagagaaccaggttagggagagagcagagagataCTCAGGAG
The Lynx canadensis isolate LIC74 chromosome E2, mLynCan4.pri.v2, whole genome shotgun sequence genome window above contains:
- the U2AF1L4 gene encoding splicing factor U2AF 26 kDa subunit isoform X1, with protein sequence MAEYLASIFGTEKDKVNCSFYFKIGACRHGDRCSRLHNKPTFSQTIVLLNLYRNPQNTAQTADGSHCHVSDVEVQEHYDNFFEEVFTELQEKYGEIEEMNVCDNLGDHLVGNVYVKFRREEDAERAVAELNNRWFNGQAVHAELSPVTDFRESCCRQYEMGECTRGGFCNFMHLRPISRNLRRQLYGRGPRRRSPPRSHTGHRPRERNRRRSPDHRHGRF
- the U2AF1L4 gene encoding splicing factor U2AF 26 kDa subunit isoform X2, whose product is MAEYLASIFGTEKDKVNCSFYFKIGACRHGDRCSRLHNKPTFSQTIVLLNLYRNPQNTAQTADGSHCHVSDVEVQEHYDNFFEEVFTELQEKYGEIEEMNVCDNLGDHLVGNVYVKFRREEDAERAVAELNNRWFNGQAVHAELSPVTDFRESCCRQYEMGECTRGGFCNFMHLRPISRNLRRQLYGRGPRRRS
- the PSENEN gene encoding gamma-secretase subunit PEN-2 isoform X1; translation: MWQRLPSGGNRFHWGVVVRDPCICHLGSRLGSCPYRPSGRLRLSATMNLERVSNEEKLNLCRKYYLGGFAFLPFLWLVNIFWFFREAFLVPAYTEQSQIKGYVWRSAVGFLFWVIVLTTWITIFQIYRPRWGALGDYLSFTIPLGTP
- the PSENEN gene encoding gamma-secretase subunit PEN-2 isoform X2, producing the protein MNLERVSNEEKLNLCRKYYLGGFAFLPFLWLVNIFWFFREAFLVPAYTEQSQIKGYVWRSAVGFLFWVIVLTTWITIFQIYRPRWGALGDYLSFTIPLGTP
- the IGFLR1 gene encoding IGF-like family receptor 1, translating into MGPLRRLLTAALLLAQAAPQEASQHCGRLEYWNPDNRCCSSCLQRFGPPPCPDYEFSENCGFNDFADHVTYPFKECPFGQCNPDNAELCSPCGAGATAPAPAGSRSGTQRRCREKPVPPKEPCPLKSGKPRVYSSQEPSPSAISSVSWTPERNVTQQALPNFALPVVLVLMVLVLLVTSAVILLLAQRCHRRAKVLHPYPGLVCGDTNIHTVFSLPSSSPGSLEASDAGDKVSLVPLLGRELPSLASQPLSRLLDELEVLEELIVLLDPEPGPGGGMARGTTRHLAARYGVPAAWSTFAYSLRPSRSPLRALIEMVVAREPSASLGQFGTHLAQLGRADALQVLSKLG